The sequence ATCGAACCGGAGGCCTGGTCGACCGCCGGCGAGATTTCGCGCACCTTGCCTGTTGCCCGGACCTGCGGGTCGGACAACAGCGTGATCGTCACCGCCGGCGAGGCCGGCGTCCTGGCGACCAGCGTCTCCTGCACGTTGAACACCGCGTCGCGGTCGCCGTCCTCGGCGACGGTGAAGACGGTTTGCGCTGCTTGCACCACCTGGCCGGTTTCGACCTGGCGGGCGGTGATGACGCCGGGGGCGCCGGCCTTGAGCTCGGTGAAGGACAGGTTTTGCTGGGCATTGGCGAATGCGCTCTGCGCGGCGTCGACACTGCCTTGCGCCACCTTCAGCGCCTGGTCGGCGGCGTCGTAGTCGCGCCTGGTGGTGAAGCCCTGGGCAAGCAGCGTCTTCTGCCGTTCGAAGGCGGCGGCTGACTGGGTCAGTTGCGCTTGTGCCGCGTCAAGATCGGCCTGTGCCGATCGCAGATCGGATTGCTGCTCCTGCGGATCGATGCGGGCAAGCACCGCGCCCTGGTCGACATGCTGGCCGACATCGACAAGCCGCTCGGCGACGCGGCCGCCGACGCGGAACGACAGATTGTTCAGCGTGCGCGCCGCGATCACCCCGGTCAGCGAGGTTCTCGGCGCATAGTCGGCGATCGCCACCGTTTCGGTGCGCACCATGATCGGCAGTTTCTTGTCCGCCGCCTCCTGCTTCTGGCAGCCGGCCAGCAGCAATGCGGCTGTGCAGACGCACACTGCCGACACGGTTGGAAAAGACAAAAGGCTGGAGGTTCTGAAGGATGGTACTGGGACGGACGATGTCACGTTCCTGCTCATGGACTCCCCCAACCGCGGGTCGCTCGCTGATCGCGATGCCTCGCGGATATCTGAAGGATAATCGATCTCCAAAAAAAGGAAACCGGTCTCGTACGCGTATCGGGCGACAGGTTAAGGAGGCACCGAGGCCAGGCCCAATCGCCTGCCGTTGGTGCCGACTTGAGGAAAACGTGAAATAAGGTCAGAAGACATCTGATCAACGAGCACGGGCGCCGGCCCGATGAGGGATATCATGAAGAATTCAGCCATTTCCGAACGCAAGAACCAGTCGATCTCGCGCGGCGTCGGCATGACCACGCAGATTTATGCCGACCGGGCTGAAAATTCGGAAATCTGGGATGTCGAAGGCCACCGCTACATCGACTTCTCCTCCGGCATCGCCGTCGTCAACACCGGCCATCGCCATCCCAGGGTGATTGAGGCGGTCAAGGCACAGCTCGACCGTTTCACCCACACCTGCCACCAGGTGGTGCCCTATGAGAGCTATGTCAGGTTGGCCGAACGGCTGAACGCCATGCTGCCCGGCAAGTTCGAGAAGAAGACGATCTTCGTCACCACCGGCGCCGAGGCGGTCGAGAATGCCATCAAGATCGCCCGCAACGCCACGGGCCGCCAGGCCGTCATCGCCTTCGCCGGCGGCTTCCATGGCC is a genomic window of Mesorhizobium huakuii containing:
- a CDS encoding efflux RND transporter periplasmic adaptor subunit, whose translation is MSRNVTSSVPVPSFRTSSLLSFPTVSAVCVCTAALLLAGCQKQEAADKKLPIMVRTETVAIADYAPRTSLTGVIAARTLNNLSFRVGGRVAERLVDVGQHVDQGAVLARIDPQEQQSDLRSAQADLDAAQAQLTQSAAAFERQKTLLAQGFTTRRDYDAADQALKVAQGSVDAAQSAFANAQQNLSFTELKAGAPGVITARQVETGQVVQAAQTVFTVAEDGDRDAVFNVQETLVARTPASPAVTITLLSDPQVRATGKVREISPAVDQASGSIRVKIGIPDTPAGMPLGAAVIGSVSAKPAKAILLPWQALTSSAGKPAVWIVDPSTKAVAVTPVEVLAFNSGTVVIASGLNEGQNVVTAGGQLLSPGQTVEISGAGQ